The sequence AGAACCCAAAAACATTGCCATGGGTTTCGCCATGGGTGTTTTTATCGGGGTGACGCCGACGATTCCCTTTCATACGAGCTTGCTGGTTGTCCTCGGTCTGGCTTCGCGTCAGAACATCACTTCGGCCTATATCGGTGCCTGGGCAATTTCCAATCCCCTGACAATCGCCCCATTTTATTTTTTGCAATACCGGATGGGCAAGTACCTTCTGGGGCTGGAAGGCAAGTCTTTGGTGTTGAAAGATTATTCTATCATGAGTCTTATGAACTTCGGATGGGATGTAACGCTGCCTCTTCTCACCGGGGGTATTATTATGGCACCTTTTTTTGCCGTACCCGCATACTTTGCGGCCCATCGGGTTGTACTGGCCACACGGAGGAGAAAACAGCGTCATGTCAACGACCCTTAGATTGCTAAGATCACATCATGTCCGCCCGCGCAAGCAATATGGCCAGTCTTTTCTAACGGAAGATCATATATTCCGAAAGATCGTCGCCGCCGGCGATTTATCGCCGGAAGATACGGTGGTCGAAATCGGGTCGGGTCTTGGGGTCATGACAAGAATGCTTGCGAACGTTGCGGCAAAAATCATCGCCGTGGAAATCGATCCCCATTTGACCGACATTCTTCGGAACGATTTGAAAGATACCGAGAATGTCGAAATCGTACAACGGGATATCCGAACTTGTGATTTATCAGAGTTTGCGCCGAGGGCGCCGACAGAAAAAATCAAGGTGATGGGAAATATTCCCTACAACATTACATCGGAAATCCTGTTTCATCTGATCAAGTTTCGGAATTCTATTTCCGATGCCGTTCTGCTCATGCAGCAGGAAGTTGCAGAGAGATTGGTAGCGGAGCCGGGTACAAAAGCCTATGGTATTCCTTCCGTGATTTTTTCCATGTTTTCCGATCTAGAGATTATCTTCCCCGTTTCAAATCGGTGCTTTTACCCGAAACCGGCGGTTCAGTCCGCCGTGCTGCGACTGGTTTTCCTCGACACGCCTCGATTTTCCCTGAAGGATGAGGCATTTTTTCGTCTCCTGGTTCGTGCCACGTTTGCCAGGCGCCGGAAAACCCTGTTGAACAATCTGAAAGTATTCCGGGAATACGGGAAAAATCTTGATGAAACCCGAGCGATCCTTGCCGATTTGGGTATCGATGGCTCCCGCCGGGCGGAAACCCTTTCATCGAAGGAGTTCGCCAATCTCGCGAATGCGCTGGCCCTGAGTGACTTGCGCGGCCCTTTGTCGTGACCCCAAGATAGAAGGCTGCGTTTGTCTGATAGCCGGGGGTGAAAAGAACATCCTCCCCGTCCAGGCAGCTCCGGACGCCCTTACACGGATCATTCGTGTGCCGACTCTCGGGTGTTCCATCCCGCCGCACTTCCCGCACCTGGAAATCCACCGTGTAGACCTGCCCGAAGCGATCCTCGTAGTGCGCGGGGAAGTCCCGTAAATGCCCCGCCGGCTCTTCCACCCCGTGTGGTAAACCTTGATCGTTTCCACCGTCGTCATGGAGGCATGCGGGTGGATGATGATATCGCTATGAAAGAAGAGAATCCTCTCCATGTTGCCGGGACAGGCTTTTGCGAAGGCGAAAATGCTTTTTAGAGCCCGGGTGGAAGCGCTTTCCCGTTTTCCCGTTTCCGTGGGTTGGCATTCGGGTGGCGGTTCAGGGTGTATGTAATAATTCATTGACGCTGACGATCTCCCTCATGTAGTCATTGGTACAGGGGAAAATATTGTCGGCCCTCAGCCAGACATCTACAGTGGCTTAAGAGATTAAAAAAATGGGTGAGGTGGGTCAACACGGCGATGCAGGGGGAAAAAGATATGACTGAAGAGGGTTTTGTTGATTATTACGAGTTGCTGCAGTTGAATCCGAACGCGGACGGCGACACCATAGAACGCGTATTCAGGCACCTGGCGAAAAAATATCACCCCGATCACCCCAGTTCGGGCGACGAGGACCGCTTCCGCTTGATCCTCAAAGCATATCGGACCTTGTCCAACCCCGATGTAAGCAGCCAGTTCCGATGCCAGCCATCAGAATTACTGGAACACGAAGTGGATTGTGGTGGCGGAGGCCGGAACAGGCAACGCCTTTGCCGACGACTGGGAAATGCGCGAAACTCTCCTGTCGCTTTTATACGTTCAGCGGCGGCGCAGCATGAACAATCTCGGGCTGGGTGAATATGAACTGGCTCGTCTGCTTGGCCAGCCCCTGGAAATAATCGAGTTTCATCTCTGGTATTTGAAAGCGAAGGACTGGGTGGAGCGCCTTGACACCGGACAGCTGGCGATCAGCGCCGCCGGGGTCGATCAGGTTGAGCAAGGCAAACTATCAGCTCCGGCCGGAAAATTTGCTCACGGCGCCTGTCGACAAGGAGTCGGGCAGGGAAAAGTAGCAGGCGCCGGGCCGATCAGAATGCCTGCATGGACATCAAACACCCGGGTCGTCTGCAGACCAGCACTCTGACCATGGATGTGCGCCCTCAAACCCGCAAACGATCCGAGGGGAAAACGGATTGCATGGGCGAGGGCTCTTGAATATGACAAATTGCGACGGCCTTCCCGCCCCGCTTTTGATAACCTGCGGGGAAGCACCGCGTGTTGAAATAATGGCATAACCCGGATCGTACGGAGAGAAAATGAAGCTCAGTTCAAAAGAATTCGAGCAGGTTGTCAGGGATGCAATAGACCGTATTCCCGAGGAAATTCAGGCACACTTGACGAATGTAACCATTACGGTCTTAAAAAGGCCCTCCCGGGACATGTTGGTCGAATGGGGTATGGAGGCGGAAGAGGAGTTGCTGGGGCTTTACGAGGGGGCTTCGTTGCTGGAGCGCTCGATCCTGGAACCATCGCTGTACCCCGATACCATTTTCATTTTTCAGGAACCCTTGGAACGAATGTGCGAAACCCGTGAAGAGCTGGAACGGGAAATCGAAGTCACCGTCGTCCATGAAGTCGGACACTTCCTGGGTATGGACGAGGAACGACTGGTCGAACTGGGGTACGATTGAAAGCAGACAACGGAAGATGTTCTGCAGTTCCGGCGATACGGGTGTTTCTTTGCGAAACCGTTGTTCACAATTATACACCCGTCTCTCGATATCATCCTCACCTGAATATGTGCCGGCTGGTATTTCAATAAAGGTCCCTATCTCCGGGATTTCCTGTAAGGATGAGCTTCAAGTATTTTCCCGATGGTATGGGCCGTTGAACATACCCCTCCTTCTGCATGATGATCACGATAAATTTCCATAGATCCTGTATGTGACACCTGGTACCTCAAAATAATTTAAAGAAAGGTCAGGATAACTTTCTGATATTTAGGCCTGTTTCCGGGTGTTTGAATCATATTTTGAAAGATTGGGCTCATATCGCCAGGTTTCGATGGTTTAAGCATCTCTAAAGTATTTTTTGATGTTGCCGATAAAGATGTTCAAAACTCAAAGAGTTGCTGAAAATGGATTACCTTACATCCTCCAGTTGAAAAGGGTGTCAAGGAGGTTGTGCTCTTCGTTCATTCCATCGGGAAATCATAAAAATTGCAGGGGGAAATCGACTATGAAGGGAACTTTGAGGACGAAAATCATTGCTCTGACTTGCTTATTCTTCATCATGATCCTGGTTATCGGTATCACGACCATCCTCGTCGTCCAAAACAGAGTCATCACAACAGCCCATGAAAAACTTTCGGGCGATTTGGCCATGGCCGTCGCTTATGTGGATGCGGTGTATCCGGGCTCCTGGTCAATCGGGGAAGGGAAACTCTTCAAGGGTGAAGCAGAGATGAGCGGCAATTTTGCTATTGTTGACTCAATAGGCCGGCTCACTGGCGATACGGTAACACTCTTTCAGGGTGATACCCGGGTTGCCACAAACGTAAGAACCTCTTCAGGTGACAGGGCTGTGGGAACCCAGGCTTCCCAGGAAGTCATTGAGGCAACCCTCAAAGACGGCAGAACCTATATTGGTAAGGCCAACGTTGTCGGAACCTGGAACCAGACTGCTTATGCGCCCATCAAGAACGGTGGGGACGAAATCATCGGAATGTTTTATGTTGGTGTACCCAACACACGTTATAATGAAATCAGCCGGAGTATTGGCGGTATCATTGCGATGATGGGTATTGTCGGTTTGGTGATTGTCGGCATCCTTAGCTATTTCATTATTCGCACCACCACCGGCGCACTCAACCAGGTGATTGCTGGTCTGGGTGAGGGGTCGGAACAGATTGCCACGGCATCGAACCAGGTTGCAGCCTCGAGCCAGCACCTGTCCGAATCGACCTCGGAAGCGGCGGCGTCGTTGGAAGAAACGTCTTCTTCCCTGGAGGAACTGTCATCGATGACCCGGCAGAATGCGGAAAACGCGCAGTTGGCCAACGACATGATGTCCAAGGAAGCGGCCACGAACTTCCAGTTGATCATAGAGCGGATGGGGACGATGGA comes from Deltaproteobacteria bacterium and encodes:
- a CDS encoding DUF2062 domain-containing protein; translated protein: MKKYLLRFYNRFISLRGEPKNIAMGFAMGVFIGVTPTIPFHTSLLVVLGLASRQNITSAYIGAWAISNPLTIAPFYFLQYRMGKYLLGLEGKSLVLKDYSIMSLMNFGWDVTLPLLTGGIIMAPFFAVPAYFAAHRVVLATRRRKQRHVNDP
- the rsmA gene encoding ribosomal RNA small subunit methyltransferase A; translation: MSTTLRLLRSHHVRPRKQYGQSFLTEDHIFRKIVAAGDLSPEDTVVEIGSGLGVMTRMLANVAAKIIAVEIDPHLTDILRNDLKDTENVEIVQRDIRTCDLSEFAPRAPTEKIKVMGNIPYNITSEILFHLIKFRNSISDAVLLMQQEVAERLVAEPGTKAYGIPSVIFSMFSDLEIIFPVSNRCFYPKPAVQSAVLRLVFLDTPRFSLKDEAFFRLLVRATFARRRKTLLNNLKVFREYGKNLDETRAILADLGIDGSRRAETLSSKEFANLANALALSDLRGPLS
- a CDS encoding J domain-containing protein, with translation MTEEGFVDYYELLQLNPNADGDTIERVFRHLAKKYHPDHPSSGDEDRFRLILKAYRTLSNPDVSSQFRCQPSELLEHEVDCGGGGRNRQRLCRRLGNARNSPVAFIRSAAAQHEQSRAG
- a CDS encoding metallopeptidase family protein is translated as MKLSSKEFEQVVRDAIDRIPEEIQAHLTNVTITVLKRPSRDMLVEWGMEAEEELLGLYEGASLLERSILEPSLYPDTIFIFQEPLERMCETREELEREIEVTVVHEVGHFLGMDEERLVELGYD